One Aegilops tauschii subsp. strangulata cultivar AL8/78 chromosome 2, Aet v6.0, whole genome shotgun sequence genomic window, CTGATTGTCTCCTGCTTATTAGCATGGCAGAAATTATAAATGTCCCTCTTTATGCATCCAACCTTATCAAATCCACCGTATTGAAAGCACAAAATATCCATAATACGGTATTTGCGGATCCCACATTTTTCCATGTCCGCAATGTCCGCTTTCTGCTCATCGCTAATTCGTCTGTGCGAACGCAGCAGACAAGAAAGATCCCGTGGGGCTAGAGGATGGCTGTGCTCATCGATGAAATCCTTAACAAACCACTGACCGGTTTCCTCCTGTCTCGTAATGACCAATTTAGCATTACACCCAACACGAGTTAAActtcgtggcctcctctttctaTCTTCCATCTTTCTTTTCATGTGCTTCTCTTCGCGAAACCCTTGACGACTACACACAATTTTCCTTAAAATTATGTATTTGTTGGATCCATCCCACTCAACGTAGCTTCTCCTCACACTAAAACCTTTTTCAAGAGCATATTTGTTGTAGAATTCATAGCCTTCAGCCTCACTATCAAACATCTTGCTGACAACATCTAGATACTCGAACATACTCTCATCACTTGCATACGCCATGTCTTCCTGCATATGACATGTGAGGGAAACCAATCATCAACATCTTTCTGTTTATCAATGTTGCAGGTGTAAAATAGCTCATAGGCAAAGACAAGTGCATGGAAAAGACTTTGCTCGTTTGACATGTGAGGGAAACCAATCATCAACGCCCAACAAGTATTATCCTAGCATGGATGATGACTCTAATAAACTCAAGTTTAATTCCCCGCAAGATCGGACGGCTAATAAAAATCAGACGTGATCAGAGATGTAAGTACTACTAAATTGAATTGCATGCACTAGGGAAACCTAAATCGATGATGACTAAACAAATCTAAGTAGGAAGTGCAGGCTACGAATCAAAGTAAGTTGAGATTCAGGCGATTCATACCTTAAGATGCAAGTCCGAAAGCGATGGGATCAGTGGGGGGCTTTCTCCTAtaacgccgccgccgtcgccaccgACACTGCCGCCGCAGATGTCACGCCTTATTCTTCTTCCTGCCGCCGACCACGTCTTTTATAGTGAAGGGGACCAGGAGGAGGACAAGAACGACGCCGACGACGGTGAATTGGTTCCTCTCGCCGGGCTCGTCGGACAGAAGGAAGAGGACGAGAAGGAGGACTTGACCGAGCTACTAGATCTAGACGTGGTTCTGGTCGTGGACGTGATCGGTTGAAAAAAAAATTACCCTGGACCATTATGCCCTTCTCTGATTAAACTAATTAAGTTAATTCATTTTTAATCCCCCACCAGATCGGACGGCTAATAAAAATCGAAGGGGTAAGTACTTGAAAGTACTCCCAGTACCGCCCCAATCACCGTAAAGGAGCTCTTCTTGGAATACATACATGGAACTCATCTTCTATTCTGAAGTGTTCTCCATTGGAGATCAACTCTGCAAAATCATGCAGCAAATCGTGGACTACATAATGGTCCTCTTGGTTGGGTACCTTCTCAATGAATGAAAGCTGCAACAGGTCATTGATATAACGATATGCAATTTCATCTGGTATTTCTGTGTTAAGGTAAGCATGAGCTCTCCACATCTGTATTACCTCATCTCCTCGTGCGTGGTATTTCTTAGGAAACAATGCAAGGTAAACGAAGCATTGTTTCAAATGGTCAGGGAGTTGCTCATAACTCAGTCGTAGTGATGACATAATACCATCTTCTTTTTGCTCTATCTGCCACAATTTGCTTCCGCAAACAGCCCTCCAGTGACTTTCTTCTAGCTTCAGTTTCAATGAATCCCCAACTGTCTTTGCTGCTAAAGGTGATCCTGCCAACTTGTTCACCACTTGTCGACCAATAATTTCCAATTGTGGAAAATCATAAGGATTTGCATCACCGAATGCGCATTGTGAAAAGAAACCCCAGTAATCTTCATCTTCTAAGCCATGTAAGTGCATTATCTCTGTTGCCTCATTGATACTTGCAACACTTTTACTTCGAGTCGTAACTATTACTTTGCTTCCCTTACCAGCAAACCGCAGGGGTTTGCATAGGTTCTCCCATTGGCTGCTCAATTCATTCCATACATCATCAAGGACTATCAAAATCCTGTTCC contains:
- the LOC109785132 gene encoding putative disease resistance protein RGA3, with product MVWLHVSEKFDVGRLTKEMVQSDNLTICADLKSISSLDQAQRILQEKLNGNRILIVLDDVWNELSSQWENLCKPLRFAGKGSKVIVTTRSKSVASINEATEIMHLHGLEDEDYWGFFSQCAFGDANPYDFPQLEIIGRQVVNKLAGSPLAAKTVGDSLKLKLEESHWRAVCGSKLWQIEQKEDGIMSSLRLSYEQLPDHLKQCFVYLALFPKKYHARGDEVIQMWRAHAYLNTEIPDEIAYRYINDLLQLSFIEKVPNQEDHYVVHDLLHDFAELISNGEHFRIEDEFHVCIPRRAPLR